A genomic segment from Neodiprion lecontei isolate iyNeoLeco1 chromosome 1, iyNeoLeco1.1, whole genome shotgun sequence encodes:
- the LOC107222014 gene encoding protein OSCP1-like, which translates to MSMYTTPILYLNMGGEMLYVLQQRLNAQGIDFNKSIQVLDDVTAALLNPKILTTVFKPSEPTSVSCIRSTLECVALSSIMRLDKASMDKLFDLMIMLTKYQLTMSTGPREVILLILNHIDAMREIAVDKNAHECINLVHHMVVNLYGNMTMGQVWQTRKDCLKVLDDYHVRVSVLLRLGLQNNDATFNRTSVQYNENYIKYQDMLEGVKLNDTDCENCAIGSFALFGNRDTILGKNVYSPSYGQTQYIAKNEQHSPKNLGIRRELKMLEAQLGVKEEEPVKTFHLNLFTEDISSDDNTENTDNMQSEHTDKVSSLVTEELKSNKEYKNTLENIYADFDVSEQQTSINLLELLDKIESSSSILTTTVT; encoded by the exons tCTTGGATGACGTAACAGCTGCATTATTAAATCCAAAAATATTAACAACTGTATTCAAGCCATCCGAGCCTACAAGTGTTTCTTGCATTCGCTCCACTTTGGAATGTGTAGCTTTGTCATCAATTATGAGACTCGACAAAGCAAGTATGGATAAATTGTTTGATCTAATGATTATGTTGACCAAGTATCAACTCACCATGAGCACAGGACCAAGAGAAGTGATTCTTCTGATACTCAATCACATTGATGCTATGCGAGAGATTGCGGTGGATAAGAATGCTCACGAATGCATAAATTTAGTGCATCATATGGTCGTTAAT TTATATGGTAACATGACCATGGGCCAAGTTTGGCAAACACGAAAAGACTGTTTGAAGGTCCTCGATGATTATCATGTCAGAGTTTCAGTTCTATTAAGATTGGGTCTTCAGAATAATGACGCAACCTTCAACAGAACTTCTGTACAGTACAACGAGAATTACATAAAGTATCAAGATATGCTTGAAGGCGTTAAGCTGAATGACACAGATTGCGAAAATTGTGCTATTGGCTCTTTTGCCTTGTTTGGAAATCGTGATACTATACTTGGAAAAAATGT atattcTCCTTCATACGGACAAACGCAATATATTGCAAAGAATGAGCAACACTCACCTAAAAATCTAGGAATCAGAAGGGAATTAAAGATGCTCGAGGCCCAATTGGGGGTCAAGGAAGAAGAACCCGTGAAAACATTTCATCTAAACTTATTTACAGAGGATATTTCTAGCGACGATAATACTGAGAATACTGATAATATGCAGTCCGAACATACAGATAAAGTTAGTAGCTTGGTTACAGAAGAGCTTAAATCAAATAAGGAATACAAAAACACATTAGAAAACATATACGCAGACTTTGATGTAAGTGAACAGCAAACCAGCATCAATTTACTAGAATTGCTcgataaaattgaatcaagTTCATCGATCCTAACGACGACTGTGACttga
- the LOC107222002 gene encoding enoyl-[acyl-carrier-protein] reductase, mitochondrial, with translation MASLQVRKYFATASRTLLNVDFVTTRLMSACSSEILTKYLRYQEYGEPVKVLSINTEKLAKPNDNQVTVKWILSPVNPADINTIQGKYASKPPLPAIPGNEGVGEILQVGAGVKNLQLGDKVVPNSGHIGTWRTHAVYDAQELLKIPKELGNLEASMLNVNPCTAYRMLKDFECLKPGDSVLQNGGNSAVGQNVIQLCKVWGFKCVSVVRDRPTISKLKDELINLGATEVLTEEEIRTTSIFKNELPRPKLALNCIGGKSALELLRHLNKNGTMVTYGGMSREPVTVPTSALIFKNITVKGFWATAWTNSNTDSKERREMYDELAQLLISKNLKPPAAKIVPFNKYQEAVMNTLSIVGKTGLKYILDMTKE, from the exons ATGGCCTCGTTACAGGTTAGGAAATACTTCGCGACAGCATCGCGAACTCTGTTGAATGTGGATTTTGTCACGACCCGTTTAATGAGCGCTTGTTCCAGTGAAATATTAACGAAATATTTGCGATATCAAGAGTATGGAGAACCCGTCAAGGTTCTTTCTATCAATACAGAGAAACTGGCCAAGCCAAACGACAATCAG GTCACCGTAAAGTGGATTCTATCGCCTGTCAATCCAGCTGATATAAACACGATCCAGGGCAAATATGCGAGTAAACCGCCATTACCGGCGATACCTGGTAACGAAGGTGTTGGTGAAATATTACAAGTCGGAGCTGGGGTGAAAAACTTGCAACTCGGAGACAAAGTTGTACCCAACAGCGGACACATCGGCACATGGAGAACACATGCCGTCTATGACGCGCAGGAATTATTAAAG ATTCCAAAGGAATTGGGAAATCTGGAAGCAAGTATGCTAAATGTTAACCCATGTACCGCCTATAGAATGCTCAAGGATTTTGAGTGCCTGAAACCGGGTGATTCGGTTCTTCAAAACGGTGGCAATTCGGCCGTAGGACAAAATGTTATACAGCTCTGCAAGGTTTGGGGATTCAAGTGCGTCAGCGTCGTTCGCGACAGGCCAACGATATCAAAGTTAAAA GATGAACTGATAAATTTAGGGGCAACAGAGGTACTGACCGAAGAAGAAATAAGGACAACTTCgatattcaaaaatgaattacCAAGACCGAAACTAGCTCTCAATTGTATAGGCGGAAAAAGCGCGTTGGAACTATTGAGgcatttgaacaaaaatggtACTATGGTTACTTACGGTGGCATGTCTAGAGAGCCGGTTACTGTACCCACTTCTGCGCTAATTTTTAAG AATATAACTGTGAAGGGGTTCTGGGCAACAGCATGGACAAATTCCAACACTGATTCGAAAGAGCGCAGAGAAATGTACGATGAATTAGCACAATTActtatttcaaagaatttgaaaCCCCCGGCAGCAAAAATTGTTCCTTTCAACAAGTATCAAGAAGCTGTTATGAATACCCTTAGCATTGTCGGAAAAACAGGATTGAAATATATCTTAGATATGACCAAAGAATAG
- the LOC124296636 gene encoding inactive pancreatic lipase-related protein 1 isoform X5 gives MEIPLKRATIVSVTRSNNPAHISPFPTGNCTLCCPIEPDQDIQYQLYTRRNPTIPNILAINDATTLQRSSFNRSNPTIFYIHGYSERAPGLSAATIRDAYLRRGEYNVVLVDWGKLSALPWYITAVRNTRIVGPHVAGMVRWLEAQGAVPASRVHVIGFSLGAEVAGFMGKSLIPQQQVGRITGLDAAFPLYMNTGTDGHLTATDASFVDVIHTDGGIFGFPSPLGHADFYPNGGRPTQPGCTADNIIFDGITRVLNQYIACGHNRAWQFYAESVGDPNGFPASRCSRWRIEIPGNCTWTPDARMGFAADSRIRGMFYLRTNAQPPFARNTTGYGIRR, from the exons ATGGAGATTCCTCTTAAGCGTGCAACGATAGTTTCCGTGACCCGAA gTAATAACCCAGCCCACATTTCACCGTTCCCGACGGGCAATTGCACCCTCTGTTGTCCTATTGAGCCTGATCAAGATATCCAGTATCAGCTTTATACCAG ACGCAATCCGACCATCCCAAACATCTTGGCAATCAATGATGCGACGACCTTGCAAAGGAGCAGCTTCAACAGAAGCAATCCAACCATATTTTACATCCATGGATACAGCGAACGGGCACCAGGGCTGAGTGCGGCGACGATACGCGATG CGTATCTGAGGCGCGGTGAGTACAACGTCGTCCTCGTAGATTGGGGCAAATTGTCGGCACTTCCGTGGTACATTACGGCTGTAAGGAACACCAGGATCGTTGGACCCCACGTAGCTGGTATGGTCAGATGGCTGGAGGCTCAGGGCGCGGTTCCGGCTTCCCGTGTTCACGTGATAGGGTTCAGTCTGGGTGCCGAGGTGGCAGGTTTCATGGGAAAGTCTCTCATCCCGCAGCAG CAGGTGGGAAGAATAACCGGACTTGATGCTGCCTTTCCTTTGTACATGAATACGGGGACCGACGGACACTTGACCGCGACCGATGCAAGCTTCGTTGATGTTATTCACACCGATGGTGGCATATTTGGCTTCCCTTCGCCCCTTGGTCACGCCGACTTTTATCCAAACGGTGGAAGGCCTACCCAGCCAGGATGTACCGCCGACAACATCATCTTCGATGGAATAACACGCGTACTTAATCAGTACA TTGCTTGCGGACATAATCGTGCCTGGCAATTCTACGCGGAATCGGTGGGAGATCCGAACGGATTTCCCGCCAGCAGATGTTCCAGATGGAGGATAGAGATTCCCGGTAACTGCACGTGGACTCCGGACGCTCGGATGGGATTCGCCGCCGACAGTAGGATCCGCGGTATGTTTTATCTCAGGACAAACGCCCAGCCTCCATTTGCCAGGAACACGACGGGTTACGGAATCAGGAGATGA
- the LOC124296636 gene encoding inactive pancreatic lipase-related protein 1 isoform X1, which yields MKLGRYYHCSFGSVFNLLEGIPVQRYSPPTLLGNNPAHISPFPTGNCTLCCPIEPDQDIQYQLYTRRNPTIPNILAINDATTLQRSSFNRSNPTIFYIHGYSERAPGLSAATIRDAYLRRGEYNVVLVDWGKLSALPWYITAVRNTRIVGPHVAGMVRWLEAQGAVPASRVHVIGFSLGAEVAGFMGKSLIPQQQVGRITGLDAAFPLYMNTGTDGHLTATDASFVDVIHTDGGIFGFPSPLGHADFYPNGGRPTQPGCTADNIIFDGITRVLNQYIACGHNRAWQFYAESVGDPNGFPASRCSRWRIEIPGNCTWTPDARMGFAADSRIRGMFYLRTNAQPPFARNTTGYGIRR from the exons ATGAAACTTGGTAGATATTACCATTGCTCCTTTGGAtcagtttttaatttactgGAAGGTATTCCAGTCCAACGATATTCGCCTCCCACGCTGCTTG gTAATAACCCAGCCCACATTTCACCGTTCCCGACGGGCAATTGCACCCTCTGTTGTCCTATTGAGCCTGATCAAGATATCCAGTATCAGCTTTATACCAG ACGCAATCCGACCATCCCAAACATCTTGGCAATCAATGATGCGACGACCTTGCAAAGGAGCAGCTTCAACAGAAGCAATCCAACCATATTTTACATCCATGGATACAGCGAACGGGCACCAGGGCTGAGTGCGGCGACGATACGCGATG CGTATCTGAGGCGCGGTGAGTACAACGTCGTCCTCGTAGATTGGGGCAAATTGTCGGCACTTCCGTGGTACATTACGGCTGTAAGGAACACCAGGATCGTTGGACCCCACGTAGCTGGTATGGTCAGATGGCTGGAGGCTCAGGGCGCGGTTCCGGCTTCCCGTGTTCACGTGATAGGGTTCAGTCTGGGTGCCGAGGTGGCAGGTTTCATGGGAAAGTCTCTCATCCCGCAGCAG CAGGTGGGAAGAATAACCGGACTTGATGCTGCCTTTCCTTTGTACATGAATACGGGGACCGACGGACACTTGACCGCGACCGATGCAAGCTTCGTTGATGTTATTCACACCGATGGTGGCATATTTGGCTTCCCTTCGCCCCTTGGTCACGCCGACTTTTATCCAAACGGTGGAAGGCCTACCCAGCCAGGATGTACCGCCGACAACATCATCTTCGATGGAATAACACGCGTACTTAATCAGTACA TTGCTTGCGGACATAATCGTGCCTGGCAATTCTACGCGGAATCGGTGGGAGATCCGAACGGATTTCCCGCCAGCAGATGTTCCAGATGGAGGATAGAGATTCCCGGTAACTGCACGTGGACTCCGGACGCTCGGATGGGATTCGCCGCCGACAGTAGGATCCGCGGTATGTTTTATCTCAGGACAAACGCCCAGCCTCCATTTGCCAGGAACACGACGGGTTACGGAATCAGGAGATGA
- the LOC124296636 gene encoding inactive pancreatic lipase-related protein 1 isoform X2 → MKLGRYYHCSFGSVFNLLEGIPVQRYSPPTLLGNNPAHISPFPTGNCTLCCPIEPDQDIQYQLYTRRNPTIPNILAINDATTLQRSSFNRSNPTIFYIHGYSERAPGLSAATIRDAYLRRGEYNVVLVDWGKLSALPWYITAVRNTRIVGPHVAGMVRWLEAQGAVPASRVHVIGFSLGAEVAGFMGKSLIPQQVGRITGLDAAFPLYMNTGTDGHLTATDASFVDVIHTDGGIFGFPSPLGHADFYPNGGRPTQPGCTADNIIFDGITRVLNQYIACGHNRAWQFYAESVGDPNGFPASRCSRWRIEIPGNCTWTPDARMGFAADSRIRGMFYLRTNAQPPFARNTTGYGIRR, encoded by the exons ATGAAACTTGGTAGATATTACCATTGCTCCTTTGGAtcagtttttaatttactgGAAGGTATTCCAGTCCAACGATATTCGCCTCCCACGCTGCTTG gTAATAACCCAGCCCACATTTCACCGTTCCCGACGGGCAATTGCACCCTCTGTTGTCCTATTGAGCCTGATCAAGATATCCAGTATCAGCTTTATACCAG ACGCAATCCGACCATCCCAAACATCTTGGCAATCAATGATGCGACGACCTTGCAAAGGAGCAGCTTCAACAGAAGCAATCCAACCATATTTTACATCCATGGATACAGCGAACGGGCACCAGGGCTGAGTGCGGCGACGATACGCGATG CGTATCTGAGGCGCGGTGAGTACAACGTCGTCCTCGTAGATTGGGGCAAATTGTCGGCACTTCCGTGGTACATTACGGCTGTAAGGAACACCAGGATCGTTGGACCCCACGTAGCTGGTATGGTCAGATGGCTGGAGGCTCAGGGCGCGGTTCCGGCTTCCCGTGTTCACGTGATAGGGTTCAGTCTGGGTGCCGAGGTGGCAGGTTTCATGGGAAAGTCTCTCATCCCGCAGCAG GTGGGAAGAATAACCGGACTTGATGCTGCCTTTCCTTTGTACATGAATACGGGGACCGACGGACACTTGACCGCGACCGATGCAAGCTTCGTTGATGTTATTCACACCGATGGTGGCATATTTGGCTTCCCTTCGCCCCTTGGTCACGCCGACTTTTATCCAAACGGTGGAAGGCCTACCCAGCCAGGATGTACCGCCGACAACATCATCTTCGATGGAATAACACGCGTACTTAATCAGTACA TTGCTTGCGGACATAATCGTGCCTGGCAATTCTACGCGGAATCGGTGGGAGATCCGAACGGATTTCCCGCCAGCAGATGTTCCAGATGGAGGATAGAGATTCCCGGTAACTGCACGTGGACTCCGGACGCTCGGATGGGATTCGCCGCCGACAGTAGGATCCGCGGTATGTTTTATCTCAGGACAAACGCCCAGCCTCCATTTGCCAGGAACACGACGGGTTACGGAATCAGGAGATGA
- the LOC124296636 gene encoding inactive pancreatic lipase-related protein 1 isoform X3, whose product MIPDFLRPILCITITFLLGNNPAHISPFPTGNCTLCCPIEPDQDIQYQLYTRRNPTIPNILAINDATTLQRSSFNRSNPTIFYIHGYSERAPGLSAATIRDAYLRRGEYNVVLVDWGKLSALPWYITAVRNTRIVGPHVAGMVRWLEAQGAVPASRVHVIGFSLGAEVAGFMGKSLIPQQQVGRITGLDAAFPLYMNTGTDGHLTATDASFVDVIHTDGGIFGFPSPLGHADFYPNGGRPTQPGCTADNIIFDGITRVLNQYIACGHNRAWQFYAESVGDPNGFPASRCSRWRIEIPGNCTWTPDARMGFAADSRIRGMFYLRTNAQPPFARNTTGYGIRR is encoded by the exons ATGATACCAGATTTTCTACGCCCTATTCTCTGCATCACCATCACGTTTTTGTTAG gTAATAACCCAGCCCACATTTCACCGTTCCCGACGGGCAATTGCACCCTCTGTTGTCCTATTGAGCCTGATCAAGATATCCAGTATCAGCTTTATACCAG ACGCAATCCGACCATCCCAAACATCTTGGCAATCAATGATGCGACGACCTTGCAAAGGAGCAGCTTCAACAGAAGCAATCCAACCATATTTTACATCCATGGATACAGCGAACGGGCACCAGGGCTGAGTGCGGCGACGATACGCGATG CGTATCTGAGGCGCGGTGAGTACAACGTCGTCCTCGTAGATTGGGGCAAATTGTCGGCACTTCCGTGGTACATTACGGCTGTAAGGAACACCAGGATCGTTGGACCCCACGTAGCTGGTATGGTCAGATGGCTGGAGGCTCAGGGCGCGGTTCCGGCTTCCCGTGTTCACGTGATAGGGTTCAGTCTGGGTGCCGAGGTGGCAGGTTTCATGGGAAAGTCTCTCATCCCGCAGCAG CAGGTGGGAAGAATAACCGGACTTGATGCTGCCTTTCCTTTGTACATGAATACGGGGACCGACGGACACTTGACCGCGACCGATGCAAGCTTCGTTGATGTTATTCACACCGATGGTGGCATATTTGGCTTCCCTTCGCCCCTTGGTCACGCCGACTTTTATCCAAACGGTGGAAGGCCTACCCAGCCAGGATGTACCGCCGACAACATCATCTTCGATGGAATAACACGCGTACTTAATCAGTACA TTGCTTGCGGACATAATCGTGCCTGGCAATTCTACGCGGAATCGGTGGGAGATCCGAACGGATTTCCCGCCAGCAGATGTTCCAGATGGAGGATAGAGATTCCCGGTAACTGCACGTGGACTCCGGACGCTCGGATGGGATTCGCCGCCGACAGTAGGATCCGCGGTATGTTTTATCTCAGGACAAACGCCCAGCCTCCATTTGCCAGGAACACGACGGGTTACGGAATCAGGAGATGA
- the LOC124296636 gene encoding inactive pancreatic lipase-related protein 1 isoform X4, translating into MLPWFFASYLCRLWVVSRGNNPAHISPFPTGNCTLCCPIEPDQDIQYQLYTRRNPTIPNILAINDATTLQRSSFNRSNPTIFYIHGYSERAPGLSAATIRDAYLRRGEYNVVLVDWGKLSALPWYITAVRNTRIVGPHVAGMVRWLEAQGAVPASRVHVIGFSLGAEVAGFMGKSLIPQQQVGRITGLDAAFPLYMNTGTDGHLTATDASFVDVIHTDGGIFGFPSPLGHADFYPNGGRPTQPGCTADNIIFDGITRVLNQYIACGHNRAWQFYAESVGDPNGFPASRCSRWRIEIPGNCTWTPDARMGFAADSRIRGMFYLRTNAQPPFARNTTGYGIRR; encoded by the exons atgctgCCTTGGTTCTTCGCCTCGTATCTTTGCCGGTTATGGGTCGTGTCCAGAG gTAATAACCCAGCCCACATTTCACCGTTCCCGACGGGCAATTGCACCCTCTGTTGTCCTATTGAGCCTGATCAAGATATCCAGTATCAGCTTTATACCAG ACGCAATCCGACCATCCCAAACATCTTGGCAATCAATGATGCGACGACCTTGCAAAGGAGCAGCTTCAACAGAAGCAATCCAACCATATTTTACATCCATGGATACAGCGAACGGGCACCAGGGCTGAGTGCGGCGACGATACGCGATG CGTATCTGAGGCGCGGTGAGTACAACGTCGTCCTCGTAGATTGGGGCAAATTGTCGGCACTTCCGTGGTACATTACGGCTGTAAGGAACACCAGGATCGTTGGACCCCACGTAGCTGGTATGGTCAGATGGCTGGAGGCTCAGGGCGCGGTTCCGGCTTCCCGTGTTCACGTGATAGGGTTCAGTCTGGGTGCCGAGGTGGCAGGTTTCATGGGAAAGTCTCTCATCCCGCAGCAG CAGGTGGGAAGAATAACCGGACTTGATGCTGCCTTTCCTTTGTACATGAATACGGGGACCGACGGACACTTGACCGCGACCGATGCAAGCTTCGTTGATGTTATTCACACCGATGGTGGCATATTTGGCTTCCCTTCGCCCCTTGGTCACGCCGACTTTTATCCAAACGGTGGAAGGCCTACCCAGCCAGGATGTACCGCCGACAACATCATCTTCGATGGAATAACACGCGTACTTAATCAGTACA TTGCTTGCGGACATAATCGTGCCTGGCAATTCTACGCGGAATCGGTGGGAGATCCGAACGGATTTCCCGCCAGCAGATGTTCCAGATGGAGGATAGAGATTCCCGGTAACTGCACGTGGACTCCGGACGCTCGGATGGGATTCGCCGCCGACAGTAGGATCCGCGGTATGTTTTATCTCAGGACAAACGCCCAGCCTCCATTTGCCAGGAACACGACGGGTTACGGAATCAGGAGATGA
- the LOC124296636 gene encoding inactive pancreatic lipase-related protein 1 isoform X6 — protein sequence MGNNPAHISPFPTGNCTLCCPIEPDQDIQYQLYTRRNPTIPNILAINDATTLQRSSFNRSNPTIFYIHGYSERAPGLSAATIRDAYLRRGEYNVVLVDWGKLSALPWYITAVRNTRIVGPHVAGMVRWLEAQGAVPASRVHVIGFSLGAEVAGFMGKSLIPQQQVGRITGLDAAFPLYMNTGTDGHLTATDASFVDVIHTDGGIFGFPSPLGHADFYPNGGRPTQPGCTADNIIFDGITRVLNQYIACGHNRAWQFYAESVGDPNGFPASRCSRWRIEIPGNCTWTPDARMGFAADSRIRGMFYLRTNAQPPFARNTTGYGIRR from the exons gTAATAACCCAGCCCACATTTCACCGTTCCCGACGGGCAATTGCACCCTCTGTTGTCCTATTGAGCCTGATCAAGATATCCAGTATCAGCTTTATACCAG ACGCAATCCGACCATCCCAAACATCTTGGCAATCAATGATGCGACGACCTTGCAAAGGAGCAGCTTCAACAGAAGCAATCCAACCATATTTTACATCCATGGATACAGCGAACGGGCACCAGGGCTGAGTGCGGCGACGATACGCGATG CGTATCTGAGGCGCGGTGAGTACAACGTCGTCCTCGTAGATTGGGGCAAATTGTCGGCACTTCCGTGGTACATTACGGCTGTAAGGAACACCAGGATCGTTGGACCCCACGTAGCTGGTATGGTCAGATGGCTGGAGGCTCAGGGCGCGGTTCCGGCTTCCCGTGTTCACGTGATAGGGTTCAGTCTGGGTGCCGAGGTGGCAGGTTTCATGGGAAAGTCTCTCATCCCGCAGCAG CAGGTGGGAAGAATAACCGGACTTGATGCTGCCTTTCCTTTGTACATGAATACGGGGACCGACGGACACTTGACCGCGACCGATGCAAGCTTCGTTGATGTTATTCACACCGATGGTGGCATATTTGGCTTCCCTTCGCCCCTTGGTCACGCCGACTTTTATCCAAACGGTGGAAGGCCTACCCAGCCAGGATGTACCGCCGACAACATCATCTTCGATGGAATAACACGCGTACTTAATCAGTACA TTGCTTGCGGACATAATCGTGCCTGGCAATTCTACGCGGAATCGGTGGGAGATCCGAACGGATTTCCCGCCAGCAGATGTTCCAGATGGAGGATAGAGATTCCCGGTAACTGCACGTGGACTCCGGACGCTCGGATGGGATTCGCCGCCGACAGTAGGATCCGCGGTATGTTTTATCTCAGGACAAACGCCCAGCCTCCATTTGCCAGGAACACGACGGGTTACGGAATCAGGAGATGA